A region from the Buteo buteo chromosome 19, bButBut1.hap1.1, whole genome shotgun sequence genome encodes:
- the MB gene encoding myoglobin isoform X1 translates to MGLSDQEWQKVLAIWGKVESDLAGHGHAVLMRLFQDHPETLDRFEKFKGLKTPDQMKGSEDLKKHGLTVFTQLGKILKQKGNHESELKPLAQTHATKHKIPVKYLEFISEAIIKVIAEKHSADFGAESQAAMKKALELFRNDMASKYKEFGFQG, encoded by the exons ATGGGGCTCAGTGATCAGGAATGGCAGAAGGTCCTGGCCATCTGGGGAAAGGTGGAGTCCGACCTCGCCGGCCATGGGCATGCAGTTTTAATGAG ACTCTTTCAGGACCACCCCGAGACCTTGGATCGCTTTGAAAAGTTCAAAGGCCTGAAGACCCCTGATCAGATGAAGGGCTCTGAAGACCTGAAGAAACATGGACTTACCGTGTTTACCCAGCTGGGCAAAATCCTGAAGCAGAAGGGTAATCATGAGTCAGAGTTGAAGCCCCTGGCTCAAACCCATGCGACCAAGCACAAAATCCCTGTCAAATATCTGGAG TTCATTTCTGAAGCCATTATCAAGGTCATTGCCGAAAAACACTCTGCAGACTTTGGGGCCGAATCCCAGGCTGCAATGAAGAAGGCCCTGGAGCTGTTCCGAAATGATATGGCCAGCAAGTACAAGGAGTTCGGTTTCCAGGGTTAG
- the MB gene encoding myoglobin isoform X2 produces the protein MKGSEDLKKHGLTVFTQLGKILKQKGNHESELKPLAQTHATKHKIPVKYLEFISEAIIKVIAEKHSADFGAESQAAMKKALELFRNDMASKYKEFGFQG, from the exons ATGAAGGGCTCTGAAGACCTGAAGAAACATGGACTTACCGTGTTTACCCAGCTGGGCAAAATCCTGAAGCAGAAGGGTAATCATGAGTCAGAGTTGAAGCCCCTGGCTCAAACCCATGCGACCAAGCACAAAATCCCTGTCAAATATCTGGAG TTCATTTCTGAAGCCATTATCAAGGTCATTGCCGAAAAACACTCTGCAGACTTTGGGGCCGAATCCCAGGCTGCAATGAAGAAGGCCCTGGAGCTGTTCCGAAATGATATGGCCAGCAAGTACAAGGAGTTCGGTTTCCAGGGTTAG